One Ricinus communis isolate WT05 ecotype wild-type chromosome 7, ASM1957865v1, whole genome shotgun sequence genomic region harbors:
- the LOC8286081 gene encoding uncharacterized protein LOC8286081 isoform X2, with amino-acid sequence MGGGGGPTTPLTFNPDEGSSVHHQDVMQLYHPSGKHDVERVNEEYGLAFGEFEEVGCRVLSPTSLEVEANQRKKWKAFKELLQSYDQLRSRAESLDEAKSKILSYTPGGWKEKVGGMKLSDYNVPKTTTLLLVGPRGSGKSSLVNRISKVFDDDKFAPERAQVSYNPSAGEGTYFLQEYMIPGCSTSFCLYDTRGFFDNSYDNIEMLKYWMTRGVCHGELTVRKCDDSSLRTRMKCKVRYNGSQSKKNRTVNFVIFVVNGLAVLKSMGSEVEKGNQYTDMIASAFNCPYASFKDDKPVVVVTHGDLLSLSDRTRIRVHLGELLGIPPAKQIFDIPESCDPVTELTIIDMLRYSLEHADNNLPQDTVAEK; translated from the exons ATGGGTGGAGGAGGTGGGCCTACTACCCCTCTCACTTTCAATCCTg ATGAGGGTTCCTCAGTGCACCACCAAGATGTTATGCAACTTTATCATCCCAg TGGGAAACATGATGTTGAGAGGGTGAATGAAGAGTATGGTTTGGCTTTTGGAGAATTTGAGGAAGTGGGCTGTAGAGTACTTTCCCCAACTTCTTTGGAAGTTGAAGCTAATCAGAGGAAGAAATGGAAAGCTTTTAAGGAATTGTTGCAGAGCTATGATCAGTTACGCAGTAGAGCTGAGAGCTTGGATGAGGCTAAAAGCAAGATCTTGAG TTATACACCTGGAGGTTGGAAGGAGAAGGTTGGTGGCATGAAATTGAGTGATTATAATGTGCCAAAAACAACTACTCTCTTGTTGGTCGGTCCCAGGGGATCTGGGAAAAGCAGTCTAGTTAATAGAATATCAAAggtgtttgatgatgataagTTCGCGCCTGAAAGAGCACAAGTATCGT ATAACCCTTCTGCTGGAGAAGGAACCTACTTTCTTCAGGAGTATATGATCCCCGGATGCTCAACTTCTTTCTGTCTTTATGACACCCGTGGTTTCTTTGATAACTCCTATGATAACATtgaaatgttaaaatattggATGACAAGAGGTGTTTGTCATGGGGAACTCACTGTTAG GAAATGCGATGATTCAAGTTTAAGGACAAGAATGAAGTGCAAAGTGCGTTATAATGGTagtcaatccaaaaagaataGGACAGTCAACTTTGTAATTTTTGTTGTTAATGGGCTTGCAGTTCTGAAATCTATGGGCAGTGAAGTTGAAAAAGGAAATCAATATACAGACATGATTGCTTCAGCTTTCAACTGCCCATACGCATCATTTAAAG ATGACAAACCTGTGGTTGTTGTCACACATGGTGATCTACTTTCACTTTCTGACCGAACTCGCATACGCGTCCATTTGGGAGAGCTGCTAGGGATCCCACCTGCAAAACAAATTTTTGATATTCCAG AAAGTTGTGATCCTGTGACTGAGTTGACAATTATTGACATGCTGCGTTATTCCCTTGAGCATGCTGATAACAACCTCCCTCAGGACACAGTAGCAGAAAAG TGA
- the LOC8286081 gene encoding uncharacterized protein LOC8286081 isoform X3, which translates to MGGGGGPTTPLTFNPDEGSSVHHQDVMQLYHPSGKHDVERVNEEYGLAFGEFEEVGCRVLSPTSLEVEANQRKKWKAFKELLQSYDQLRSRAESLDEAKSKILSYTPGGWKEKVGGMKLSDYNVPKTTTLLLVGPRGSGKSSLVNRISKVFDDDKFAPERAQVSYNPSAGEGTYFLQEYMIPGCSTSFCLYDTRGFFDNSYDNIEMLKYWMTRGVCHGELTVRKCDDSSLRTRMKCKVRYNGSQSKKNRTVNFVIFVVNGLAVLKSMGSEVEKGNQYTDMIASAFNCPYASFKDDKPVVVVTHGDLLSLSDRTRIRVHLGELLGIPPAKQIFDIPGPQSYRISICLCSSLHNAWDSHSINQHTTDAP; encoded by the exons ATGGGTGGAGGAGGTGGGCCTACTACCCCTCTCACTTTCAATCCTg ATGAGGGTTCCTCAGTGCACCACCAAGATGTTATGCAACTTTATCATCCCAg TGGGAAACATGATGTTGAGAGGGTGAATGAAGAGTATGGTTTGGCTTTTGGAGAATTTGAGGAAGTGGGCTGTAGAGTACTTTCCCCAACTTCTTTGGAAGTTGAAGCTAATCAGAGGAAGAAATGGAAAGCTTTTAAGGAATTGTTGCAGAGCTATGATCAGTTACGCAGTAGAGCTGAGAGCTTGGATGAGGCTAAAAGCAAGATCTTGAG TTATACACCTGGAGGTTGGAAGGAGAAGGTTGGTGGCATGAAATTGAGTGATTATAATGTGCCAAAAACAACTACTCTCTTGTTGGTCGGTCCCAGGGGATCTGGGAAAAGCAGTCTAGTTAATAGAATATCAAAggtgtttgatgatgataagTTCGCGCCTGAAAGAGCACAAGTATCGT ATAACCCTTCTGCTGGAGAAGGAACCTACTTTCTTCAGGAGTATATGATCCCCGGATGCTCAACTTCTTTCTGTCTTTATGACACCCGTGGTTTCTTTGATAACTCCTATGATAACATtgaaatgttaaaatattggATGACAAGAGGTGTTTGTCATGGGGAACTCACTGTTAG GAAATGCGATGATTCAAGTTTAAGGACAAGAATGAAGTGCAAAGTGCGTTATAATGGTagtcaatccaaaaagaataGGACAGTCAACTTTGTAATTTTTGTTGTTAATGGGCTTGCAGTTCTGAAATCTATGGGCAGTGAAGTTGAAAAAGGAAATCAATATACAGACATGATTGCTTCAGCTTTCAACTGCCCATACGCATCATTTAAAG ATGACAAACCTGTGGTTGTTGTCACACATGGTGATCTACTTTCACTTTCTGACCGAACTCGCATACGCGTCCATTTGGGAGAGCTGCTAGGGATCCCACCTGCAAAACAAATTTTTGATATTCCAG GTCCACAGAGTTATAGGATCTCTATATGCTTGTGTTCATCTCTTCATAATGCTTGGGATAGCCATTCTATCAATCAACATACAACAGATGCACCGTGA
- the LOC8286079 gene encoding glutamic acid-rich protein yields the protein MSRCFPFPPPGYEKKARVDDTDLLKKEKHKEKKHKKDKKDKEKREGKEKRDKDRSKEKHREKKDRKEKHKDKDRDREKNGTSDEKKVEGQSGYHNGEKFGSNSQQNSVVRDSACVEELARRIKDEDRASGSQMVQKVVATDQKRSEVRGSISIQSQEKEKIKNKNEDQRKINGQKNHFDTRVLEKAFGQTSFGMDQERVEGIVRLVEKKYTEKQMEGKEKNKQKENDGKGDKHKVKDREKIRKSKDKNREKEEKKENSKEKEITKPSKEQPKLKDNVSKLKEGSKDSLDFRNIKSPERLKLSNVSLAAEGNLGKRKELERNGFLLENGNRPNKFPRPVSSSHSVVENGKKLEPCKSAVQFASEKQELVNNHKVYIKEQKVNGFVTAEHKINGLIPARSHISSTKSLSVGVQANENGETFSKPPHPDTKYLSQILSIPEMEELPDVDDQEWLLSYNHLQSKKPTRGSPGIDGIRQVWAEAFRIESADISALPYVIPY from the exons GGAGAAAAAGCACAAAAAAGATAAGaaggataaagaaaagagagagggtAAAGAGAAAAGGGATAAAGATAGaagtaaagaaaaacataGGGAAAAGAAAGACCGAAAAGAGAAGCACAAAGACAAGGACAGGGATAGAGAGAAAAATGGGACATCAGATGAGAAGAAAGTTGAAGGACAATCAGGGTACCACAATGGAGAAAAGTTTGGATCAAATAGCCAGCAGAATAGTGTGGTCAGAGATTCCGCATGTGTGGAGGAATTGGCCAGAAGAATCAAGGATGAAGATAGAGCATCCGGGAGCCAAATGGTTCAGAAGGTTGTTGCTACAGACCAAAAAAGAAGTGAAGTACGGGGAAGCATTAGTATTCAATCtcaggaaaaagagaaaattaagaataagaaTGAGGATCAGAGGAAAATCAATGGGCAAAAAAACCATTTTGACACGAGAGTTTTGGAGAAAGCATTTGGTCAAACTTCTTTTGGAATGGATCAGGAAAGAGTTGAAGGAATTGTCAGATTGGTGGAGAAGAAATATACGGAAAAGCAGATGGAGGGCAAAGAGAAGAataaacaaaaggaaaatgatGGTAAGGGTGATAAACACAAAGTTAAAGACCGAGAGAAGATCAGAAAATCAAAGGATAAAAAtcgagaaaaagaagagaaaaaggagaatTCGAAGGAGAAGGAGATAACCAAACCAAGTAAAGAGCAACCCAAATTGAAAGACAATgtctcaaaattaaaagaagggAGCAAGGACTCACTAGATTTTCGAAATATCAAATCACCAGAAAGGCTGAAGTTAAGCAATGTGAGTCTTGCTGCTGAGGGAAATCTGGGCAAACGTAAGGAGCTTGAGAGAAATGGATTTTTGCTTG AGAATGGGAATCGGCCCAATAAGTTTCCAAGACCTGTGTCTTCCTCTCACTCAGTCGTAGAAAATGGGAAGAAATTAGAACCATGCAAATCTGCTGTTCAGTTTGCATCTGAGAAGCAAGAGCTAGTTAATAATcataaagtgtatattaagGAACAGAAGGTTAATGGCTTTGTAACAGCAGAACACAAGATTAATGGCTTGATACCAGCACGATCCCATATATCGTCAACAAAGTCTTTGTCTGTTGGTGTACAAGCTAATGAGAACGGTGAAACATTTTCAAAACCACCGCATCCTGACACCAAATATCTCAGTCAGATACTTTCCATACCAGAAATGGAGGAATTGCCTGATGTGGATGATCAGGAATGGCTACTTAGCTATAATCATTTGCAGTCAAAGAAGCCAACCAGAGGTTCTCCTGGGATTGATGGAATACGGCAAGTGTGGGCAGAAGCATTTCGAATAGAATCTGCTGACATTTCAGCTCTTCCATATGTCATTCCTTACTGA
- the LOC8286081 gene encoding uncharacterized protein LOC8286081 isoform X1, with the protein MGGGGGPTTPLTFNPDEGSSVHHQDVMQLYHPSGKHDVERVNEEYGLAFGEFEEVGCRVLSPTSLEVEANQRKKWKAFKELLQSYDQLRSRAESLDEAKSKILSYTPGGWKEKVGGMKLSDYNVPKTTTLLLVGPRGSGKSSLVNRISKVFDDDKFAPERAQVSYNPSAGEGTYFLQEYMIPGCSTSFCLYDTRGFFDNSYDNIEMLKYWMTRGVCHGELTVRKCDDSSLRTRMKCKVRYNGSQSKKNRTVNFVIFVVNGLAVLKSMGSEVEKGNQYTDMIASAFNCPYASFKDDKPVVVVTHGDLLSLSDRTRIRVHLGELLGIPPAKQIFDIPESCDPVTELTIIDMLRYSLEHADNNLPQDTVAEKVHRVIGSLYACVHLFIMLGIAILSINIQQMHREPEQDHVAWSSIRHLWLE; encoded by the exons ATGGGTGGAGGAGGTGGGCCTACTACCCCTCTCACTTTCAATCCTg ATGAGGGTTCCTCAGTGCACCACCAAGATGTTATGCAACTTTATCATCCCAg TGGGAAACATGATGTTGAGAGGGTGAATGAAGAGTATGGTTTGGCTTTTGGAGAATTTGAGGAAGTGGGCTGTAGAGTACTTTCCCCAACTTCTTTGGAAGTTGAAGCTAATCAGAGGAAGAAATGGAAAGCTTTTAAGGAATTGTTGCAGAGCTATGATCAGTTACGCAGTAGAGCTGAGAGCTTGGATGAGGCTAAAAGCAAGATCTTGAG TTATACACCTGGAGGTTGGAAGGAGAAGGTTGGTGGCATGAAATTGAGTGATTATAATGTGCCAAAAACAACTACTCTCTTGTTGGTCGGTCCCAGGGGATCTGGGAAAAGCAGTCTAGTTAATAGAATATCAAAggtgtttgatgatgataagTTCGCGCCTGAAAGAGCACAAGTATCGT ATAACCCTTCTGCTGGAGAAGGAACCTACTTTCTTCAGGAGTATATGATCCCCGGATGCTCAACTTCTTTCTGTCTTTATGACACCCGTGGTTTCTTTGATAACTCCTATGATAACATtgaaatgttaaaatattggATGACAAGAGGTGTTTGTCATGGGGAACTCACTGTTAG GAAATGCGATGATTCAAGTTTAAGGACAAGAATGAAGTGCAAAGTGCGTTATAATGGTagtcaatccaaaaagaataGGACAGTCAACTTTGTAATTTTTGTTGTTAATGGGCTTGCAGTTCTGAAATCTATGGGCAGTGAAGTTGAAAAAGGAAATCAATATACAGACATGATTGCTTCAGCTTTCAACTGCCCATACGCATCATTTAAAG ATGACAAACCTGTGGTTGTTGTCACACATGGTGATCTACTTTCACTTTCTGACCGAACTCGCATACGCGTCCATTTGGGAGAGCTGCTAGGGATCCCACCTGCAAAACAAATTTTTGATATTCCAG AAAGTTGTGATCCTGTGACTGAGTTGACAATTATTGACATGCTGCGTTATTCCCTTGAGCATGCTGATAACAACCTCCCTCAGGACACAGTAGCAGAAAAG GTCCACAGAGTTATAGGATCTCTATATGCTTGTGTTCATCTCTTCATAATGCTTGGGATAGCCATTCTATCAATCAACATACAACAGATGCACCGTGAGCCCGAACAAGATCATGTAGCTTGGAGTTCTATTAGGCACCTGTGGTTAGAGTAG
- the LOC8286081 gene encoding uncharacterized protein LOC8286081 isoform X4 translates to MGGGGGPTTPLTFNPDEGSSVHHQDVMQLYHPSGKHDVERVNEEYGLAFGEFEEVGCRVLSPTSLEVEANQRKKWKAFKELLQSYDQLRSRAESLDEAKSKILSYTPGGWKEKVGGMKLSDYNVPKTTTLLLVGPRGSGKSSLVNRISKVFDDDKFAPERAQVSYNPSAGEGTYFLQEYMIPGCSTSFCLYDTRGFFDNSYDNIEMLKYWMTRGVCHGELTVRKCDDSSLRTRMKCKVRYNGSQSKKNRTVNFVIFVVNGLAVLKSMGSEVEKGNQYTDMIASAFNCPYASFKDDKPVVVVTHGDLLSLSDRTRIRVHLGELLGIPPAKQIFDIPVTHLIMSGAWSRKNS, encoded by the exons ATGGGTGGAGGAGGTGGGCCTACTACCCCTCTCACTTTCAATCCTg ATGAGGGTTCCTCAGTGCACCACCAAGATGTTATGCAACTTTATCATCCCAg TGGGAAACATGATGTTGAGAGGGTGAATGAAGAGTATGGTTTGGCTTTTGGAGAATTTGAGGAAGTGGGCTGTAGAGTACTTTCCCCAACTTCTTTGGAAGTTGAAGCTAATCAGAGGAAGAAATGGAAAGCTTTTAAGGAATTGTTGCAGAGCTATGATCAGTTACGCAGTAGAGCTGAGAGCTTGGATGAGGCTAAAAGCAAGATCTTGAG TTATACACCTGGAGGTTGGAAGGAGAAGGTTGGTGGCATGAAATTGAGTGATTATAATGTGCCAAAAACAACTACTCTCTTGTTGGTCGGTCCCAGGGGATCTGGGAAAAGCAGTCTAGTTAATAGAATATCAAAggtgtttgatgatgataagTTCGCGCCTGAAAGAGCACAAGTATCGT ATAACCCTTCTGCTGGAGAAGGAACCTACTTTCTTCAGGAGTATATGATCCCCGGATGCTCAACTTCTTTCTGTCTTTATGACACCCGTGGTTTCTTTGATAACTCCTATGATAACATtgaaatgttaaaatattggATGACAAGAGGTGTTTGTCATGGGGAACTCACTGTTAG GAAATGCGATGATTCAAGTTTAAGGACAAGAATGAAGTGCAAAGTGCGTTATAATGGTagtcaatccaaaaagaataGGACAGTCAACTTTGTAATTTTTGTTGTTAATGGGCTTGCAGTTCTGAAATCTATGGGCAGTGAAGTTGAAAAAGGAAATCAATATACAGACATGATTGCTTCAGCTTTCAACTGCCCATACGCATCATTTAAAG ATGACAAACCTGTGGTTGTTGTCACACATGGTGATCTACTTTCACTTTCTGACCGAACTCGCATACGCGTCCATTTGGGAGAGCTGCTAGGGATCCCACCTGCAAAACAAATTTTTGATATTCCAG TGACGCATTTAATCATGTCTGGTGCTTGGAGTAGAAAGAATTCATAG